The following are from one region of the Zymoseptoria tritici IPO323 chromosome 13, whole genome shotgun sequence genome:
- a CDS encoding 40S ribosomal protein S4 gives MGRGPKKHQKRLSAPSHWLLDKLSGSYAPKASPGPHKLRDCMPLIVFIRNRLKYALNSRETKAIVMQRLIKVDGKVRTDPTYPAGFMDVIGIEKTGENFRLVYDTKGRFTVHRITGEEAEYKLGKVNRVQLGKGGIPFLVTHDARTIRYPDPAIKVNDTVKINIATGKIEDFIHFDTGVIAMATGGRNMGRVGVITHRERHDGGFNIVHIKDAIDNEFATRESNVFVIGREKPWISLPKGKGVKLTIAEERDRRRAQALAGH, from the exons ATGGGAAGAGGACCAAAGAAGCACCAAAAGCGTCTGTCAGCGCCATCCCACTGGCTGCTTGACAAGCTCTCCGGTTCATATGCGCCCAAGGCATCCCCCGGTCCGCACAAGCTGCGCGACTGCATGCctctcatcgtcttcattcGCAACCG TCTGAAGTACGCCCTCAACTCCCGCGAGACCAAGGCCATTGTCATGCAGCGCCTGATCAAGGTCGATGGCAAGGTCCGCACCGACCCAACCTACCCAGCCGGCTTCATGGACGTCATCGGCATCGAGAAGACGGGCGAGAACTTCCGCCTCGTCTACGACACCAAGGGCCGCTTCACCGTCCACCGCATCACCGGCGAGGAGGCCGAGTACAAGCTTGGAAAGGTCAACCGTGTACAATTGGGCAAGGGTGGCATCCCATTCTTGGTTACGCATGACGCGCGCAC TATCCGATACCCCGACCCTGCGATCAAGGTCAACGACACCGTCAAGATCAACATCGCCACTG GCAAGATTGAAGACTTCATCCACTTCGATACTGGTGTGATCGCCATGGCTACTGGTGGTCGCAACATGGGTCGTGTCGGTGTCATCACCCACCGCGAGCGCCACGACGGAGGCTTCAACATTGTGCACATCAAGGACGCCATTGACAACGAGTTTGCCACTCGTGAGTCGAACGTGTTCGTCATTGGTCGCGAGAAGCCGTGGATCTCTCTGCCCAAGGGCAAGGGTGTGAAGCTCACCATTGCCGAGGAGAGGGATCGCAGACGCGCTCAGGCTCTTGCCGGTCACTAA